The Candidatus Kryptobacter tengchongensis genome contains a region encoding:
- a CDS encoding cytochrome c-type biogenesis protein CcmF codes for MLGRILIYIAFMTALFATIAYYLSYRGRKHLIEKARLSYHISAITVILASAFLLYLILTHQFQYTYVWSYSSTDLSTPLLISTFYAGQEGSFMLWTFYTAILGLFLMSYARRNGYEPEVMSIYSLVKVFLLLILIVKSPFEYVWETWPGQVHEGFIPPEGRGLNPLLQNFWMVIHPPIIFIGFASMAIPYSHAITALLRREYLTWVKPAMPWTIFAALTLGAGLAIGGFWAYETLGWGGFWGWDPVENSSLVPWLIAVGTIHTMYVQRRTGAFTRWNLGMSILAFVLVLYSTFLTRSGVLGDTSVHSFVDPGMWVYSLLISLMVIFTGIGFGLLFARRKEIPKVKVESDLLSREYNLFLASVILVIIAGFVIVGTSSPIITKILQGKASAVDVSYYNKTTLPLGIVMALLIGLAQVMWWRKTKPEALMKTLVFPTAASTIFTSILIIIGVREILIALFVLTSSFAFFVNLRIAYKIARGNPKYIGASLTHVGVGLFLLGVIASTKYDKTQVVSLPKNQTISAFGYKLTYIGNQKIDKERVAYNVKVEKDGDSFIAPLQMYFSEYNQGVMRHPYIFSLLNYDIFSNPKLPAFLVKNMLMNDLYLSPMSLEKSSGFNPHATGDIIILSKDQERTVGDYTLKFIRFDMTSDDMAKMMAGQDFAIGAVIEVTYKGKKQQIIPKIYYRNNMPMPEAVKVGDKQLTFINLNVESGQIAVSFRSDDANLQVQSEPVEVLVIEASVKPFINLVWFGVLVILAGFIVSMVRRISEVKG; via the coding sequence ATGTTAGGCAGAATTTTAATATATATTGCTTTTATGACTGCTCTCTTTGCGACAATTGCCTATTATCTTTCATATAGAGGGCGAAAACATTTGATTGAAAAGGCGAGGTTAAGCTATCACATATCAGCAATTACAGTAATACTTGCCTCTGCCTTTCTGCTATATTTGATTTTAACGCATCAATTTCAATATACGTATGTCTGGAGTTATAGCTCAACTGATTTATCAACGCCACTTCTAATTTCAACTTTTTATGCTGGTCAGGAAGGAAGTTTTATGTTATGGACTTTTTATACTGCAATACTTGGGTTATTTTTAATGAGCTATGCAAGGCGTAATGGATATGAACCGGAAGTTATGAGCATTTACTCACTTGTTAAGGTTTTTCTATTGCTGATTTTAATTGTTAAGAGTCCATTTGAGTATGTGTGGGAAACATGGCCTGGTCAAGTTCATGAAGGTTTTATCCCGCCGGAAGGACGAGGTCTTAATCCCTTGCTTCAAAATTTTTGGATGGTGATCCATCCACCGATAATTTTTATTGGCTTTGCTTCAATGGCGATACCATATTCTCATGCCATAACAGCGCTTTTAAGACGAGAGTATTTGACATGGGTTAAACCAGCGATGCCGTGGACGATTTTTGCTGCCTTAACGCTTGGCGCTGGTCTTGCAATAGGTGGTTTTTGGGCTTATGAGACACTCGGATGGGGTGGATTCTGGGGATGGGACCCTGTTGAAAATTCATCTTTAGTTCCATGGCTTATCGCAGTTGGAACAATCCACACAATGTATGTTCAAAGAAGAACAGGAGCTTTCACACGATGGAATTTGGGAATGTCAATCTTGGCTTTTGTCCTGGTTTTGTATAGCACATTTTTAACAAGAAGTGGAGTTCTTGGAGATACATCTGTTCATTCATTCGTTGATCCTGGAATGTGGGTTTATTCACTTTTAATTTCATTGATGGTGATCTTCACAGGAATAGGTTTCGGATTATTGTTTGCCAGAAGGAAGGAGATTCCAAAGGTTAAAGTTGAATCAGATCTCTTGTCAAGGGAGTATAATTTGTTCCTTGCTTCTGTTATACTTGTTATAATTGCTGGCTTTGTGATAGTAGGGACATCTTCCCCGATAATAACAAAAATTCTCCAGGGGAAAGCAAGCGCTGTTGATGTTTCTTATTACAATAAAACAACGCTTCCACTTGGGATAGTAATGGCTCTATTGATTGGGCTTGCTCAAGTTATGTGGTGGAGAAAAACGAAGCCAGAAGCATTAATGAAAACACTTGTATTTCCCACAGCAGCATCAACGATTTTTACCTCAATTTTAATAATTATTGGTGTCAGAGAAATTTTAATAGCTCTATTTGTCTTAACATCTTCTTTTGCTTTCTTTGTTAATTTGAGAATTGCTTATAAAATTGCTCGTGGTAATCCAAAGTATATAGGAGCTTCTTTAACTCATGTGGGGGTTGGGCTTTTCCTTCTGGGAGTTATCGCATCAACAAAATATGATAAAACTCAAGTTGTCTCACTTCCAAAGAATCAAACGATAAGCGCTTTTGGATATAAATTGACCTATATTGGGAATCAAAAAATTGATAAAGAAAGAGTTGCTTACAATGTAAAAGTTGAGAAGGATGGTGATTCATTCATTGCACCGTTGCAGATGTATTTCAGTGAATATAATCAGGGTGTGATGAGACATCCTTATATCTTTAGTTTACTGAATTATGATATATTCAGCAATCCCAAACTTCCAGCTTTCCTTGTCAAAAATATGCTTATGAACGATCTTTATCTTTCTCCAATGAGTTTGGAAAAGAGCTCTGGATTTAACCCGCATGCAACTGGAGATATCATTATACTAAGCAAAGATCAAGAGCGAACCGTTGGGGATTACACATTGAAATTTATTCGCTTTGATATGACCTCGGATGATATGGCAAAAATGATGGCCGGACAGGATTTCGCAATAGGTGCGGTAATTGAAGTTACATACAAAGGCAAAAAACAGCAAATCATTCCGAAGATTTATTATCGGAACAACATGCCGATGCCAGAAGCGGTTAAGGTCGGAGATAAACAGTTAACATTTATAAATCTAAATGTTGAATCGGGACAGATTGCAGTAAGTTTTCGCTCCGATGATGCTAACTTGCAGGTTCAGAGTGAGCCAGTAGAAGTTCTTGTAATTGAAGCAAGTGTTAAACCTTTTATAAATCTTGTTTGGTTTGGTGTTCTTGTTATCCTTGCTGGATTTATAGTTTCAATGGTCAGAAGAATATCTGAAGTAAAGGGATAA